The proteins below are encoded in one region of Sulfolobus sp. A20:
- a CDS encoding DUF973 family protein, whose protein sequence is MSIEISGIEKLKEGSLFYLILLILGVVLPIPILIEISLAGALIETSLAGALATGLSQQSGSSSLISPFSSGLLFLGILLSGIIVLFSLFFMFYWNSIKGFYSLIASGKKDVRGGIYSLNVILIGGVVILAGVVTSFSSIYFLNIAQTLLTIGIILGVIGFVVGSVGFIILGLNFSALGRIYFNSSVRNAGLMISSASILFLVGSVIVYLTSPEFASLIHISIINLTITIIGIFIGILSSSVGYTLDLIGFITLYSNLKEPTNILNTSPEVLQQSGVLQQRGFVSEQYGSQQVRTISEIVSGTLSSSGIARLSIYSQHPLQILSATLVGSELTTNDITPSELKVGINDVIINFKTALVLSKGSMYSIELLLSNGQKISAKATYN, encoded by the coding sequence ATGAGCATTGAAATTTCTGGTATAGAAAAACTTAAAGAGGGCTCATTATTTTACCTTATTTTACTAATCCTAGGAGTGGTATTACCTATACCAATACTTATTGAGATTAGTTTAGCCGGTGCTCTGATTGAAACTAGTTTAGCTGGTGCTCTGGCAACTGGATTATCTCAACAGTCTGGGTCGTCCTCCTTGATATCTCCCTTTTCATCTGGGCTATTATTTTTAGGAATACTACTATCGGGAATTATAGTCCTTTTTTCCTTATTCTTCATGTTTTACTGGAATTCAATTAAGGGATTCTATTCGCTAATAGCCTCAGGTAAGAAGGACGTTAGAGGTGGTATCTATTCCTTAAATGTTATCCTCATAGGAGGAGTAGTGATCTTAGCTGGTGTAGTAACGTCTTTTTCAAGTATCTACTTTCTGAATATAGCTCAAACTTTACTTACGATAGGAATAATTTTAGGAGTGATAGGCTTTGTAGTCGGTTCAGTAGGATTCATAATATTAGGCTTAAATTTTAGTGCCTTAGGTAGGATATATTTCAACAGTTCTGTAAGGAACGCTGGTCTGATGATTTCATCAGCATCAATTCTCTTCTTAGTCGGATCTGTAATAGTTTACCTTACTTCACCGGAGTTCGCATCACTTATACACATATCCATTATCAATCTAACTATAACTATCATAGGTATATTTATAGGAATATTGTCAAGCTCAGTAGGTTACACATTAGATCTAATAGGTTTCATTACCTTGTATTCTAACTTAAAGGAGCCTACAAATATTCTCAATACTAGCCCGGAAGTACTGCAACAGAGCGGAGTGCTACAACAGAGGGGATTTGTTAGTGAACAATATGGTAGCCAACAAGTAAGAACTATTAGCGAGATAGTTTCCGGAACACTAAGTAGTAGCGGGATAGCTAGATTATCAATTTACTCTCAGCATCCTTTACAAATTTTGAGTGCTACATTAGTGGGATCGGAGTTGACGACTAATGACATAACCCCAAGTGAATTAAAGGTGGGAATAAATGATGTTATTATTAACTTCAAGACAGCCCTTGTCTTATCTAAAGGATCTATGTATAGTATAGAACTTTTACTCTCTAACGGGCAAAAGATAAGTGCTAAAGCTACTTATAATTGA